Within the Eucalyptus grandis isolate ANBG69807.140 chromosome 1, ASM1654582v1, whole genome shotgun sequence genome, the region CAAAGTATACAATTGTTTTTCCTCCTTACACAAGATCAAACTCTCCATACAAGACCACCGGCCATGATGACTCAGACGGGTAGGCTTCAGTGATCCTTTGCAAGAGAGGTGAAGAGTTCAAAGCCCGTACAACGCAAGGAGGCCGAAAGAGTTACTTTATGACTTAAGAGTGAcgctgtggtggtgggtcctatGCTAGTATCACCAGGAGGTTTACGACGTGGCTGTCGGCTGCAAACTAGTTCctcttgtccaaaaaaaaaaaaaaaaaaaaaaaaactctccatacaagaaatcataaatctttACCTGCACACTCAAATTCCATACGTTTGAAGTCTGCAGAAGAGCTAATCAGTAATACCCTGAAACTCAAACTCAGctatctgaaaaatattttgaaagtgaGCCTAAACTCATTAAATGATGTTATAGGTTCACAGAAGGAAATGTGCTCACTCCTCAACTCGAGATTATGGCGACACGGCGACATAATAACAGAGCAATATCACATAACAATATTAGATAAGGAACCCAACATATTGTCTCAACTCAATTAAGAAGACGTAAATTATGCATATGTGGCTGCTGAATGGTTATAATCATGTGTGCAacagataaaaataaattacatgACACGAAAATCAACGTAACACCCAAATGCATGCGGATCTCATGATATGTAGATACCGCATTATAGCTTATGATAAATGAGTATCTGACCTTACCTGTTACTGGTTGGGAcccattttcattaattatcaCCATCTTCCCACATGTATGTGGACTAAATCATAACTCCATCTGTGTCATGCCTTAGCCGATTATCCACAAGGCTCCTTTATATTAGCGAGGATAGATACACACTGTACATAAGCATGGTGATAGTTATcacatactttttcttttcaagattcgtacttattcttttcttttctttttttccctcaaatttggACCTCAAGTCCATAATATCACACACCAGTAGCCTCAAGCAGGGTAATTCACTCTCCAGCAAATAGGCGATGGCATAAAATACATAGCCTCAATAACTCACCAATTAAAACCGTAAAACTCAATCAATCTATCTATTGTGCCGCCACATCATCCTTCGTTTGGTATTTAAATTTATCGTAAATCATACCTTGCTTCTTAACTGACCTAGAATATTGCTATTTCATAATTAAAGCGAGTCAAGGCCTATTTATATTTTGCTATCTTGTCCCACACTTTAATCCATCATACAAAATTGAGCTTAATGGAcctaatattttcctttaacgCTCAAGTTCCTTATAATCTTGTCACTAAATCCAAATTAGTTGCTAGTCAGTCCATTTGATATTCGGGTCCTACTAACTTCACCGCATTTGGCGGATTTTCTCGAGTTTGCCCTTAAATCACTTCAAATGATCATCTCTCATTCATAAAATTAACACCTCAATATACGACGGGAGTGCACTGAAAGAAGTCTTGAATGAACTATAGACTAGAGAAAGTGTGATATATCTCTGCTTAAATGATGTCAGTTCTTccattgcattttcttttttgttcacgttaaaattatttaaagaacTAATAAAATCTGTGAAATTTCCTTGAAGCAAAATAGAGTTGATTCGTTGAGAAGAGGTCTCCCATGTTTCCAAAATAGCCATGAGAAGAAGTCAGTCTCCAATTGAATTTTGATCGTATCtcaatgattattattttttttttaatttttgtgtttCCAACTATTCAGTAATTTTAACATTGGACATCGGGCAAAATTCCATCGATACTCTATAAGCAAATTCAAATGAGttattttatctaattttcCTTTGGTATGCAAGTTTGATTttctatataatatattttttgatagTGATGTCAGGTGATATTACTTAATTACAATTTACTCTATTCTTAACGTGTAAATTGACTTAAGCAACCATGCAAAAACAATCGCACATGCACTCGAGGGCCCGCATTTAAGGGTGCACATGAGAaaattttggaacagaaattgatttctggccagaaatcaatttcttaatttctatttcaaaaattgagaagttaaaaattttagtttctaatttcttcttcaaatctatttctggaatagaaattcgtttcaaaaatagaaaaatcaaattgtgttaccaaacgaatttctgttccaaacctgttccggggaacagagaaatagaaattttatcctGCGCGGCCTAATATGTCAGCCACTCTTTCTATACGGTAGTATTGTGGAAAGAAACTCAAAATGAGATCTAATATGTCAGCATTCTTACCGGGTGGATGAGAAAAGAAAACCGCCCACttgtatttgtttttattttgtttttggtcgaaGCCCACTTGTATATGAATACCTGTGAAAAGTGAGGTGATCCAACCacgtaaatttattatttttcacgtGTTGGAGAGAATCGGGTAGTAATTTATCAAGGACTAACTCAATCCGAGatcaattttttcttcaaaactaAACCGATCAAATTAACTTAATCCCAGCAACAATTAGCAGTATATTTTAGTAGTACAACTTCAAAATAGGTAAATATAATGTTGAAATGTTAAAGAGACATCACAACAACACCAAGATTTATACGTGAAAAAACCCAATGAAGGAAAAATCACGGGCCTAGGTTGACCTTAGAATAGAACCAAACTCATTTTATCGCATTTttttatggatatttaatttgaaataatatgttTACTCTTTCAattaatgcaaaaaataaaattaaaaaataattgattgttCCTAAGTTGACCTTAAAATAAGACCAAACTCATAAAATCGGTCTAGTCTCAATCTCAGACTCAATAAAATCGCTCCATGGTCTCAAAAATTAGAGATCAATGCGATCCCTAAGTTAGGTCCTGGATCGGCTTAAATGGAACCATACGCATCCCTATTTGTCAAGCGTTCCAGGGTGTTCGTgtctctttatttcttttccttttgactttttcactctcttttttctttcatttttttttttttttggtaaaggtaaagaatactcttttttcttttatttatcttaGCTGAACCCACAAAAAGGCGGACCCAGCCAACATTGCGGCGTCTCCATGAATTTCATGAATCCTGGACAGTTTACCAACAAAGAAGGTTGACGAGCTGTTGAAGTTAATGTTGTACGGTTCCTAATCCCAGTTCCCACAAAGGTGAAGTGACTATTCAATGCACCCACACCGCACCTTTTCCTAAGACCCACACCGAAACTACCTCGCACCCATAAATTCGCAATGCAGTTTTGCTTCTTCCCTCTGATCAGTCCTCTGTActcccctctccctccctttctctccctctgtctCCCCTGAGTTAACAATATAAGAGCAGCTCTACATTTCTCATATTGTCGTGCACGGTTCTTGGGATtgttccctctttttctttagtGATTTTTCGTGTTTTGGGTTGATCAGAGCAAATGGGTATTTTCTCATTAGTGACAGGAAGGCCAGGCCCTAGTGGGTTTGGATCAGCTACCACTGCAGAGCAGGTCACTGAAGGCATTGATGCAAGCGACGTCACCGCTATAGTCACGGGTggattctctttcttttttctttttccaccttCTGTTCTGATCTGGCTTACAATTTAACGGAACTCGTCCGTCGTGATTTTGTTATCCAGTTTGTGTTTCATGATGTAATGTGAGCTCATCTTGAGAGATGAGAACTCGGGTGGGTCTTTAGATAGTTGATCTTGAGTTGTTGCCTTGAAGTTGATCGTCCGTTTGGCATAATCTGCAAGGAGGAGGAAGTGGCATCGGATTCGAGACGGCGAGGGTCCTCGCCTTGCGCAGAGCGCATGTCATAATCGCTGCAAGAAACATGGATGCCGCAAATGAAGCGAAACGGCTGATTCTGAACGATGATGGAGATGCTCGCGTGGATGTCCTCAAATTGGACCTTTGCTCCATGAAGTCCATCAGAGCATTTGTCAACGATTTCATTGCTCTTGATCTTCCCCTCAACATCTTGATGTAATAATCACTCTGCCCCTCTCTTGACTCTGTCTTCAGTTGTTTAGACTTTCTTGTCAAACtccatgggaaaaaaaaaaaaaaaaaatcatttttttgcgCTCTCGTATTGATAAGGCTAAATTGTCCGTTTCAGCAACAATGCTGGGATTATGTTCTGCCCTTATCAGCTCTCGGAAGATGGGTTCGAAGTGCAATTCGCCACCAATCATCTTGGTTGCTATATCtctacaaaaaatttctcggtTCAACCTAATGAAATTCTCTCCGTTGGTTAATTCTGAGTGCCCTTTTTGCTCATTCATCGGCCAGGACATTTTCTGCTGACAAACCTCCTCCTGGACAAAATGAAAGCCACCGCAAGAGTTTCCGGCATCGAGGGACGCATTGTGAATCTGTCCTCCATAGCTCATCTGCACACTTACAAGGAAGGAATTAGATTCGATGACATCAATGATCAGCTCGGGTATGCAAACTATCTCTTGATTTTTCTACTGATAGCCACTAATTTGACTTGCTACTCTTTACTCATTTAGCGTTTCTTCTTTCCTGTTCAGTTATTCTGACAAGAAGGCATATGGTCAGTCCAAATTAGCAAACATACTTCATGCCAGCGAGCTCTCTCGCCGCTTGCAGGTGTTAATCACCCCTTTTGTCAGAATTTTAAATCTTCGTCGATACTTTTTCGATTGTTGCATTTTGAGGCTTCTTGGATGATTTTTCCTTGATCATCAGTTAAAGGGTAACTAAATCTTCAGAAGAAGTCAAACTTGACATGGTCCTCTCTTTCTCATTCTTCTCCCAACAGCTGTACACCGGATTCCCATCTTTACGCGTTTCCAGTCGTACATTCCGAGTTCTAACGTTTGTATTCCGCAAATGCAGCAAGAGGGAGCAAATATTACAGTCAACTCGGTGCATCCCGGGCTGATCATGACAAATCTCATGAGACATTCTTTCATCTCGATGAGTAAGTTATGGAACCGTGGAGTGATCTCTTATTAGCAAAGAgaggcttctttttcttttgctttacaTTTCTTGCATTGTTCTGTAATGCAGGAATCATGAAGATGCTCACTTATCTGCTATGGAAGAATGTCCCACAGGTAAATCAGCGGATCTTTCCGACCTCATGAAAGTATGTATTAACATCGTCACAAAAAGACGCAAGAGAAATGCTTGCAAATTTTCACTTCAGTTTTGTTATACCATTTGTTCATCTGACTCAGGGAGCAGCCACGACTTGCTACGTCGCACTCCATCCGAGCCTCAAAGGCGTAACGGGGAAATACTTCCTTGATTGCAACGAGATGGAGCCGAGTGCCCTCGCACGGGACGAGCGTCTTGCCAAGAAACTGTGGGATTTCAGCAACGAGTTGGTAGATTCGGCTTCCAAGGACTGACATAAAAACCAGATTCTCCTTTATAAACAAAGCTTGAACTAAAAAT harbors:
- the LOC104436454 gene encoding short-chain dehydrogenase TIC 32 B, chloroplastic isoform X1, whose protein sequence is MGIFSLVTGRPGPSGFGSATTAEQVTEGIDASDVTAIVTGGGSGIGFETARVLALRRAHVIIAARNMDAANEAKRLILNDDGDARVDVLKLDLCSMKSIRAFVNDFIALDLPLNILINNAGIMFCPYQLSEDGFEVQFATNHLGHFLLTNLLLDKMKATARVSGIEGRIVNLSSIAHLHTYKEGIRFDDINDQLGYSDKKAYGQSKLANILHASELSRRLQQEGANITVNSVHPGLIMTNLMRHSFISMRIMKMLTYLLWKNVPQGAATTCYVALHPSLKGVTGKYFLDCNEMEPSALARDERLAKKLWDFSNELVDSASKD
- the LOC104436454 gene encoding short-chain dehydrogenase TIC 32 B, chloroplastic isoform X2, producing the protein MGIFSLVTGRPGPSGFGSATTAEQVTEGIDASDVTAIVTGGGSGIGFETARVLALRRAHVIIAARNMDAANEAKRLILNDDGDARVDVLKLDLCSMKSIRAFVNDFIALDLPLNILINNAGIMFCPYQLSEDGFEVQFATNHLGHFLLTNLLLDKMKATARVSGIEGRIVNLSSIAHLHTYKEGIRFDDINDQLGYSDKKAYGQSKLANILHASELSRRLQQEGANITVNSVHPGLIMTNLMRHSFISMRIMKMLTYLLWKNVPQVNQRIFPTS